In the genome of Bacillota bacterium, one region contains:
- a CDS encoding TRAP transporter substrate-binding protein — MVLSGCSQGASAPPENSSGSSISAPKGEPIRWRLQSYAGSALNEHVVLNAIKEFNEAANGEMIIEVYAADQLVPQSEIFRALKDGTINMAVSDDDSMASPVDVSIFAAYFPLAARTGLDVNVLWNWYGLNEIWEEAYGEIDGVTWISQGSWDPCNIASVKPINRLEDLKGLRLYMFPTGGKFMQRFGVVPVTIPYEDVQMAIQTGQLDGVAWSGITEDYTVGWADVCKYYLTNPISGGWSGGWFANTKAWEALPDHLKTMLRLAIDKSHYYRLHWYWWGEAHYRVKGDKLQLTTIPADEWAIVEQEALKFWDEIAAQSPRCAEVVEILKEYADILEKAGPPYK; from the coding sequence ATGGTATTGAGCGGTTGTTCGCAGGGAGCATCCGCTCCGCCGGAGAATTCCTCCGGCAGCAGTATTTCAGCTCCGAAGGGCGAGCCCATCAGGTGGAGACTCCAGTCCTATGCAGGTTCTGCCCTGAACGAGCACGTTGTGCTGAACGCCATCAAGGAGTTCAATGAAGCGGCAAACGGAGAGATGATCATTGAGGTGTACGCCGCTGACCAGCTGGTCCCTCAGTCGGAGATCTTCCGGGCACTGAAGGATGGGACCATCAACATGGCGGTCAGTGACGATGACTCAATGGCCTCCCCCGTGGATGTCTCCATCTTTGCCGCCTACTTCCCGCTGGCCGCGCGCACCGGGCTGGATGTGAACGTCCTGTGGAACTGGTATGGACTGAATGAGATCTGGGAAGAGGCCTACGGTGAGATAGATGGCGTGACTTGGATAAGCCAGGGTAGCTGGGACCCCTGCAACATCGCTTCCGTCAAGCCCATTAACAGGCTGGAGGATCTTAAGGGCCTCAGGTTGTACATGTTCCCCACTGGCGGCAAGTTCATGCAGCGCTTCGGCGTTGTACCGGTGACCATCCCCTACGAAGACGTGCAAATGGCTATCCAGACCGGGCAGCTGGACGGTGTTGCCTGGTCTGGCATCACTGAGGACTACACCGTGGGATGGGCCGATGTCTGCAAGTACTATCTCACCAATCCCATCTCAGGAGGTTGGTCTGGCGGCTGGTTTGCCAACACGAAGGCCTGGGAGGCCCTGCCGGACCACCTGAAGACCATGTTGAGACTGGCAATAGACAAGTCTCACTACTACAGGCTCCACTGGTACTGGTGGGGAGAGGCTCACTACCGCGTGAAGGGTGACAAGTTGCAGCTCACAACTATCCCGGCAGACGAATGGGCCATCGTGGAACAGGAGGCACTCAAGTTCTGGGACGAGATTGCTGCTCAGAGCCCCAGGTGCGCCGAGGTTGTGGAGATCCTGAAGGAGTACGCTGACATCTTGGAGAAGGCCGGTCCTCCCTACAAGTAA
- a CDS encoding response regulator, giving the protein MGVQCVNAPRNCLSAVIADDDPLIRLDLREVLNDVGVYVCGEAADGVTAMVMVETTRPDVAILDVKLPRLDGLETAFEILQRRLSAVVLLTAYSDQVMVEQALLCGVQAYLVKPIKPDGLLPAIKVAVSNFRKMCALEEKVNSIATKLEARKLVEKAKGLVMKHTGCSEEEAMKVLQRSSMNARKSMTEIAESVIASYSLLSREVSSRDPVREPAGDLFLGR; this is encoded by the coding sequence ATGGGGGTGCAGTGCGTGAATGCTCCAAGGAATTGCTTGTCCGCGGTAATAGCGGATGACGACCCTCTGATTAGGCTAGACCTGCGAGAGGTATTGAATGATGTTGGAGTATACGTGTGTGGGGAAGCAGCTGATGGTGTGACGGCCATGGTGATGGTAGAGACAACAAGACCTGATGTGGCCATTCTTGATGTGAAACTACCCCGCCTTGATGGCCTCGAAACCGCATTTGAGATCTTGCAGAGGAGACTCAGTGCGGTGGTGCTCCTCACCGCATATTCTGACCAGGTTATGGTGGAACAGGCATTGCTCTGCGGGGTGCAGGCCTACTTGGTCAAGCCCATCAAGCCTGATGGTCTTCTTCCTGCGATAAAGGTGGCGGTATCCAACTTCCGGAAGATGTGTGCCCTCGAGGAAAAGGTGAACAGCATCGCCACCAAACTCGAGGCAAGGAAGCTGGTGGAGAAGGCGAAAGGGCTTGTGATGAAGCACACGGGCTGTTCCGAGGAAGAAGCCATGAAGGTGCTGCAGCGATCGAGCATGAACGCCAGGAAGAGCATGACAGAAATCGCAGAATCGGTGATTGCCTCCTATAGCCTGCTAAGTCGTGAGGTTTCTTCTCGGGATCCGGTAAGGGAGCCGGCAGGCGATCTGTTCCTTGGCCGCTAG
- a CDS encoding TRAP transporter large permease subunit, which yields MNYEMIAILMFLSMLTLLLTGRHIFAVIGFVAALFALFLWGEGSLELAYHGSFKLLNWYALVSLPMFIYMGYMFSKSGIADDLYQMMYVWFGPVKGGLAIGTVILMSIIAAMNGLSVAGMAIGSTLALPEMLKRDYDKIMVTGVIQAGSSLGIMIPPSVVLVLYAMIARQPVGRLWMAGILPGLLLAGLFILYIYIRCLFQPHLGPAATLEERQIPLAKKLALLSAGVIPLIIIFTMTGLFLMGITSMVECSAVGALAVTVVALAKRRLDWKGMMEVLHETLNVSCMFMWVISAALAFSSVFDGLGAVKALENVFLNYNLSPWAVMGVMQISYLLMGTFLDDTAMLIIVAPLYVPLVIKLGFDPIWYGVLYTITCQVAYLTPPFGYNLFLMRAMAPKEITLADIYRSVVPFVLIMCLGLLIVMAFPQIALWIPDMYFSR from the coding sequence ATGAACTACGAGATGATAGCCATTCTGATGTTCCTTTCCATGCTCACCCTCCTTCTTACGGGCCGCCACATATTTGCGGTTATCGGCTTTGTGGCGGCCCTCTTCGCCCTTTTCCTGTGGGGCGAAGGGTCCTTAGAACTTGCCTACCACGGAAGCTTCAAGCTGCTGAACTGGTACGCGCTGGTAAGCCTCCCGATGTTCATCTACATGGGCTACATGTTCTCAAAGTCAGGAATAGCGGATGACCTCTACCAGATGATGTATGTCTGGTTTGGCCCGGTCAAGGGCGGCTTGGCCATAGGCACTGTGATCCTGATGTCGATCATCGCAGCCATGAACGGCCTGAGCGTGGCCGGTATGGCCATTGGAAGCACCCTGGCTTTGCCGGAAATGCTCAAGCGCGACTATGACAAGATTATGGTTACAGGGGTTATCCAGGCGGGCAGTTCACTGGGCATCATGATACCACCCAGCGTGGTCCTGGTTCTTTACGCGATGATAGCGCGGCAGCCGGTTGGGCGGTTGTGGATGGCGGGCATCTTGCCTGGCCTGCTCCTGGCGGGCCTGTTCATTCTCTACATCTACATAAGGTGCCTGTTCCAGCCGCACCTGGGGCCTGCGGCGACGCTGGAGGAGCGGCAAATCCCCCTGGCGAAGAAGCTGGCACTGCTCAGTGCCGGAGTGATCCCCCTGATCATCATCTTCACCATGACGGGACTGTTTCTAATGGGGATCACCAGCATGGTAGAGTGCTCAGCGGTGGGTGCTCTCGCAGTGACGGTGGTTGCCCTTGCCAAGCGAAGGCTCGACTGGAAGGGAATGATGGAGGTACTTCACGAAACCCTGAATGTGAGCTGCATGTTCATGTGGGTCATCTCCGCGGCCCTGGCCTTCAGTTCTGTGTTCGATGGTCTTGGTGCAGTGAAGGCTCTGGAGAACGTGTTTCTCAACTATAACTTGAGCCCCTGGGCGGTAATGGGGGTGATGCAGATATCCTACCTTCTAATGGGCACATTCCTGGACGACACCGCCATGCTGATCATCGTTGCCCCGCTCTACGTTCCGCTTGTAATCAAGCTGGGCTTTGACCCAATCTGGTACGGGGTTCTGTACACTATTACCTGCCAGGTTGCCTACTTGACACCGCCCTTCGGGTACAACCTGTTTCTCATGAGGGCCATGGCCCCCAAGGAGATAACGCTGGCGGACATCTACCGTTCGGTGGTTCCCTTTGTGCTGATCATGTGCCTTGGGTTGTTGATCGTCATGGCGTTTCCGCAGATCGCATTGTGGATCCCTGACATGTACTTCTCGAGATAG
- a CDS encoding histidine kinase N-terminal domain-containing protein: MGSGLRQICRSHSKLSSDDIAVLESVELHVQLIADLTRSDIFIDCLTRDSSSAVVVAHGKPTTGDSQYRSSVLGQLAFRDKEPGVLRTLEYGIPTHSTRGVSQEGVCVSQSAIPIKNASGVTVGCLIMEQNVTEHIQQRARVELLENRTHILTESLLQVALQNGGLPDILLDGLVAVDASGTITYVNASASRLFSELYDVPVPEGRNIEIILGRGFAEQDGLGRAVQLEREVQMQNKTLLVQVVPLFDREHLVGAFLVMRDVTDIKRKEKELLAKTLTIRQVHHKVKNDLHTLGALLRMRQRNCSSEEGRRAYLEAISLINTIATFHEISMGATTTQLTNIEEVVNRIIRNIQDQYQFGGRADISVSGVEMKISPEKVTPVALILHEIVQNCFKHAADTSMLRVLIKLEKSDSHYRIRISDNGSGFGGRVLTGEVQGTGLQIVNVLVREVFGGSIRLLNDGGAVAELEFPMSSFA, translated from the coding sequence ATGGGTAGTGGATTAAGACAGATATGCCGGTCTCACAGCAAACTGTCTTCCGACGACATAGCAGTCCTCGAGTCGGTGGAACTGCACGTCCAGTTGATAGCGGATTTGACCCGGTCAGACATATTCATCGACTGCCTCACCCGCGATTCGTCCTCAGCAGTGGTAGTGGCCCACGGCAAGCCAACAACGGGAGACTCCCAGTACCGGTCTTCAGTCTTGGGACAGCTTGCCTTTCGTGATAAGGAGCCTGGCGTTCTCCGAACACTGGAGTATGGGATCCCCACCCACAGCACCAGGGGGGTCAGCCAGGAAGGGGTGTGTGTCAGCCAGAGCGCCATCCCCATCAAGAACGCCTCCGGTGTCACCGTTGGATGTCTCATCATGGAGCAGAACGTCACAGAGCACATCCAGCAGAGAGCCCGGGTGGAACTCTTGGAAAACCGAACTCACATACTCACTGAGAGCCTTCTCCAGGTGGCCCTTCAGAACGGTGGACTGCCTGACATCCTCTTGGACGGACTAGTGGCCGTGGACGCTTCCGGTACCATAACCTATGTGAATGCATCGGCAAGCCGCCTCTTCTCAGAACTGTATGATGTGCCCGTCCCTGAAGGCCGGAACATCGAGATCATTCTCGGTAGGGGTTTTGCGGAGCAGGACGGTCTTGGCAGGGCTGTGCAGCTGGAGAGAGAGGTCCAGATGCAGAACAAGACACTCCTGGTCCAGGTGGTACCTCTCTTTGACAGGGAACACTTGGTAGGTGCATTCCTGGTGATGAGGGATGTTACTGACATCAAGAGGAAGGAAAAGGAGCTCCTGGCAAAGACGCTTACCATCCGCCAGGTGCACCACAAGGTCAAGAACGACCTCCACACGCTGGGTGCCCTCTTGCGCATGAGGCAACGCAATTGTTCATCAGAGGAAGGGCGGAGGGCATACCTCGAGGCCATAAGCCTCATCAATACCATCGCCACCTTCCATGAGATATCTATGGGGGCAACCACAACCCAGCTAACCAACATAGAGGAGGTCGTTAACCGGATCATTCGCAACATCCAGGACCAGTACCAGTTTGGCGGCAGGGCTGACATATCTGTCTCAGGGGTTGAGATGAAGATATCCCCGGAGAAGGTAACTCCTGTCGCCTTGATCCTGCATGAGATCGTGCAGAATTGTTTCAAGCATGCAGCAGACACCAGCATGTTAAGGGTGCTAATCAAGTTGGAGAAGTCAGACTCCCACTATCGCATCCGCATTTCGGATAACGGTTCAGGATTTGGAGGAAGGGTGTTGACCGGCGAAGTACAGGGTACGGGGCTTCAGATAGTGAACGTGCTTGTAAGAGAGGTATTCGGCGGCAGTATCCGCCTTCTGAATGATGGAGGGGCAGTCGCGGAGCTCGAGTTTCCCATGAGCAGTTTTGCCTAG
- a CDS encoding aldehyde ferredoxin oxidoreductase family protein, with translation MSYAGKILQIDLTSRRHSFVPLPQWAKESLIGGKGLGAKMLLESFKDKAFGPYDPEAPLMYVSGPLTGTMAPSMRGCVVCKSPLTDMFNDSYFGGHFAQEMKYAGYDAIVITGQAQEPSYIVIDDESVEIRPAREMWGLDTYETYAWLRKNLGDDGFRISCIGPAGENLVRYAVVDCDPHRQAGRCGAGAVMGSKKLKAVIIRGTGGPRVADPRGFIEAVREATKEIADSTSSLALANSSSLSLLDFSNTYGFFPTRNFSDGWYEKADPINVDGQSKLWVRHVGCAGCPIHCSKMVYLSSGQVCDNVEYETTGLLGGNLDIADPCDLAEFNELADRMGLDTISLGAVLGFAAEAFKEGLLKSDEWREGGIAFGNSGGLMALSKDIAYRRGTGDLLAEGLERVTGELGPKSRELGCFIQGLETPAWGPRGSAGMGLAYLSGDRGGCHQRAFPIGYETEGTWLDKPVEDGRSTQGKAEIVAWEQNLLAGLYSLVACEFGRSGISTGSYIRMLNAATGLSYDEKAFFETGERIWNLIRCFNLSQGWTQESKAKMPPRFRQPLPNGMMKGHAFDEQTEAFLLKEYNSVRGWSASGEPLPGTKARLKVNDLLGKTMLR, from the coding sequence ATGTCCTATGCGGGGAAAATCCTGCAGATTGACCTGACTAGCAGGAGGCACTCCTTCGTCCCACTGCCTCAATGGGCAAAGGAGAGTCTCATCGGAGGCAAGGGCCTTGGAGCGAAGATGCTCCTTGAGAGTTTCAAGGACAAGGCATTTGGGCCATATGACCCGGAAGCCCCGTTGATGTATGTCTCAGGCCCACTCACGGGTACGATGGCGCCTTCGATGAGGGGATGCGTTGTATGCAAGTCTCCTCTGACAGACATGTTCAATGACTCATACTTCGGAGGTCATTTTGCCCAAGAAATGAAGTACGCCGGGTACGACGCCATAGTCATTACCGGGCAGGCCCAGGAACCTTCGTACATCGTCATAGACGATGAGAGCGTGGAGATACGGCCTGCCCGAGAAATGTGGGGCCTGGACACGTACGAAACCTACGCGTGGCTTCGCAAGAACCTCGGTGACGATGGCTTCAGGATCTCGTGCATAGGCCCTGCAGGGGAGAACCTGGTGAGGTACGCCGTGGTGGATTGCGACCCCCACAGGCAGGCCGGTAGGTGCGGCGCCGGGGCGGTCATGGGTTCAAAGAAGCTGAAGGCCGTGATCATCAGGGGCACAGGTGGCCCTCGGGTAGCTGACCCCCGTGGTTTCATCGAGGCTGTGCGGGAGGCAACGAAGGAGATCGCGGATTCCACCTCAAGCCTGGCACTGGCCAATTCGAGCAGCCTCTCGCTCCTGGACTTCTCCAACACCTACGGGTTCTTCCCAACCAGGAACTTCTCCGACGGGTGGTACGAGAAGGCTGACCCCATCAACGTGGATGGCCAGTCCAAGCTCTGGGTCCGGCACGTAGGGTGTGCCGGGTGTCCCATTCACTGCAGCAAGATGGTGTACCTGTCCAGCGGGCAGGTATGCGACAACGTGGAGTATGAGACCACTGGCCTTCTCGGCGGGAACCTCGACATAGCGGACCCGTGTGACCTGGCAGAGTTCAACGAGCTGGCCGACCGCATGGGGCTAGACACAATTAGCCTTGGTGCGGTCCTCGGCTTTGCCGCGGAGGCCTTCAAGGAAGGACTCCTGAAGAGCGATGAGTGGAGAGAAGGGGGCATTGCCTTCGGCAACTCGGGCGGTCTCATGGCTCTATCGAAGGACATAGCCTACAGGCGTGGCACCGGCGACCTGCTCGCCGAGGGACTCGAACGGGTAACCGGTGAGTTGGGACCGAAGAGCCGGGAACTTGGGTGCTTCATCCAGGGCCTCGAGACGCCGGCCTGGGGCCCGAGGGGCTCAGCTGGGATGGGGCTTGCCTACCTCAGCGGCGACCGGGGTGGCTGCCACCAGCGGGCCTTCCCCATCGGCTATGAGACAGAGGGAACATGGCTCGACAAGCCCGTTGAGGACGGTCGCAGCACGCAGGGCAAGGCCGAGATCGTGGCATGGGAGCAGAACCTCCTGGCAGGCCTTTACTCCCTCGTTGCCTGCGAGTTTGGGAGGTCCGGGATCTCCACGGGATCCTACATCAGGATGCTCAACGCGGCCACGGGCCTCTCCTATGATGAGAAGGCCTTCTTCGAGACAGGGGAGAGGATCTGGAACCTGATCAGGTGCTTCAACCTGTCTCAGGGGTGGACCCAGGAGAGCAAGGCCAAGATGCCACCACGCTTCCGCCAGCCCCTGCCCAACGGGATGATGAAGGGCCACGCCTTTGACGAACAGACTGAAGCCTTCCTCCTGAAGGAGTACAATTCCGTCCGGGGATGGAGTGCCAGCGGTGAGCCCCTTCCCGGAACCAAGGCAAGACTGAAAGTCAACGATCTACTGGGCAAGACGATGTTACGGTAG
- a CDS encoding 4Fe-4S dicluster domain-containing protein — protein MNRLDCDPSLCTDCRTCQLACAFEKVGTFNPRKGVLRIAVEKDGVWARPWVCLQCRNPVCAKVCPSEAIARDEETGVVKISADDCTGCGECAKACPQGVIVMDGDIARKCDLCGGSPSCVEWCPTGALSYGGR, from the coding sequence ATGAACCGGTTGGATTGTGATCCTAGTCTGTGTACAGACTGCCGCACCTGTCAACTGGCATGTGCCTTCGAGAAGGTGGGTACCTTCAACCCCCGGAAAGGCGTGTTGAGGATCGCTGTGGAGAAGGACGGCGTGTGGGCAAGGCCATGGGTCTGCCTCCAGTGCAGGAACCCGGTATGTGCCAAGGTGTGTCCCTCCGAGGCCATTGCCCGGGATGAGGAGACCGGCGTAGTGAAGATAAGCGCGGACGACTGCACCGGGTGCGGCGAGTGTGCCAAAGCGTGTCCTCAAGGCGTGATCGTCATGGACGGTGACATTGCGCGGAAGTGTGACCTTTGCGGGGGAAGTCCATCTTGCGTGGAGTGGTGTCCTACCGGGGCGCTCTCTTACGGTGGGAGGTGA
- a CDS encoding PucR family transcriptional regulator ligand-binding domain-containing protein, giving the protein MSHLYDALYPEATGITVKEALNLGALTKARVVAGRGGLSNIVRHVSVIEVPDAVRWFSGHELMITAAYCYRTAKDLVQLVEDLVCADAAALAVCYSERYLHGIPETVIARANELEFPILEIPLDVRYIEIITPVVTAIVNRRAQYLDLAFQAHIELETQIIEGMGLEPMIQKLADLLKVPVLLLDPKLKVRFLACPPGEVMPIEVIGIDLRAALDGARLDGEESTCLVQEIDGINYFTVPLGAKALMLGYLVALETKRDDTKRLLLAQCSLPVALALLFERTFKEAEWRMQRGFFDDLLDGLIPKEVLQRRAHAYGVNLAGCHCVLVADTKVRAGRGRDPEQEDPVSIEKEKLKKMAIRMVDTEADGGFVMSRGDLLIVLPQFPKAHRRAVLQEAKRIAEMLAQEISRRLSHVTASIGVGCYCAEIGELPKGFSTARNAIEVGSRLRGSSGVHCWDDLGVYQLLLAVKGAGEPAAFVSERLRPLLDHSNPRNAELLQTLEVFLACRGNHEQTASRLHLHRNTVKYRLQQVRSRLGYDPMERSLEVELALALRKLQ; this is encoded by the coding sequence ATGAGTCATCTCTACGATGCTCTTTATCCAGAGGCTACAGGGATTACCGTCAAAGAGGCGCTAAACCTTGGCGCGTTGACGAAGGCTCGAGTTGTGGCAGGAAGAGGCGGCCTTTCTAACATCGTCCGGCACGTGAGTGTCATCGAAGTCCCTGATGCCGTACGCTGGTTTAGCGGGCACGAGCTCATGATAACCGCAGCATACTGTTACCGCACCGCGAAAGATCTCGTCCAGCTGGTGGAGGATCTTGTGTGTGCGGACGCAGCAGCCCTTGCGGTATGCTATTCCGAGAGATATCTTCACGGGATCCCGGAAACCGTGATTGCCCGGGCGAACGAGCTGGAATTTCCCATTTTGGAAATCCCCCTAGATGTAAGGTATATCGAGATCATCACTCCTGTAGTCACTGCTATTGTGAACAGGCGAGCGCAGTACCTGGACTTGGCCTTCCAGGCACACATCGAACTTGAGACCCAGATTATTGAGGGCATGGGCCTTGAGCCCATGATACAGAAACTGGCCGATTTGCTGAAGGTGCCCGTTCTCCTTCTAGATCCAAAACTAAAGGTCCGCTTCCTTGCATGCCCGCCTGGGGAAGTGATGCCCATCGAGGTGATAGGCATTGACTTGCGGGCAGCCCTGGACGGAGCGCGACTGGATGGGGAAGAGAGCACCTGCCTGGTGCAAGAAATAGACGGCATAAACTACTTCACTGTCCCTCTGGGAGCCAAAGCGCTTATGCTCGGCTACCTCGTGGCATTGGAGACCAAGCGCGATGATACCAAACGCCTACTGCTTGCACAGTGTTCACTGCCAGTCGCATTGGCGCTGCTTTTCGAAAGAACCTTCAAAGAAGCGGAGTGGCGAATGCAGAGGGGCTTCTTTGATGATCTGCTGGACGGATTGATACCCAAGGAAGTGCTTCAGAGAAGAGCACACGCATACGGGGTCAATCTCGCGGGCTGTCACTGTGTGTTGGTGGCTGATACCAAGGTGCGGGCTGGCAGGGGCCGGGACCCAGAGCAAGAAGATCCAGTGTCTATCGAGAAGGAGAAGCTGAAGAAGATGGCAATCCGGATGGTAGACACCGAAGCCGATGGGGGCTTCGTGATGTCCAGGGGGGACCTGCTGATAGTGCTCCCCCAGTTCCCCAAAGCACATAGGAGGGCAGTGTTGCAGGAAGCCAAGCGCATAGCCGAGATGTTGGCCCAGGAGATCTCTAGACGTCTCTCACACGTCACCGCTTCCATAGGGGTTGGATGCTACTGCGCCGAGATCGGAGAACTGCCTAAAGGTTTCTCCACCGCCCGTAACGCAATCGAGGTGGGGTCACGGCTCCGAGGGTCCTCCGGGGTCCACTGCTGGGATGATCTGGGCGTCTACCAGCTGCTCTTGGCGGTGAAAGGAGCGGGAGAGCCCGCCGCTTTCGTTTCGGAAAGACTGCGACCCTTGCTCGACCACAGCAACCCGCGCAACGCGGAGCTCCTGCAAACCTTGGAGGTCTTCCTGGCGTGTCGAGGGAACCATGAGCAGACGGCGTCGCGCCTGCACCTGCACCGCAACACTGTCAAGTACCGCCTTCAGCAGGTCCGCTCGCGGCTGGGGTATGACCCCATGGAACGCTCGCTCGAAGTCGAACTGGCCTTGGCGTTGCGCAAGCTGCAGTAG
- a CDS encoding TRAP transporter small permease subunit, translating into MLERQMRAYVRFTDRLTEVVGGFAKYLIFLLMGILIYEVFSRTIFNKPHIWQVEMSAFTMTAYYMLGGAYTLIREGHVRMDLFHYKWSARGKAAADVITFPIIMVYMAIYLYGSITSLQYAMEYRQVTYSSWGPPLAPIKVIMLIGIALMTMQMLSEFFKNLLRMRGRETTR; encoded by the coding sequence TTGTTAGAGAGACAGATGAGAGCGTACGTACGCTTCACGGACAGGCTGACCGAGGTAGTTGGCGGTTTCGCCAAGTACCTGATCTTCCTGCTCATGGGGATCTTGATTTACGAGGTATTCTCGCGAACCATCTTCAACAAGCCTCACATCTGGCAAGTCGAGATGTCCGCGTTCACCATGACGGCCTACTACATGCTTGGCGGCGCCTACACCCTTATTCGCGAAGGGCACGTGAGGATGGACCTTTTCCACTACAAGTGGTCGGCCAGGGGAAAGGCCGCTGCTGATGTGATCACCTTTCCCATAATCATGGTGTACATGGCCATCTACCTTTATGGCAGCATCACGTCCCTGCAGTATGCCATGGAGTACCGCCAGGTAACGTACTCGTCATGGGGACCGCCCCTGGCGCCCATCAAAGTCATTATGCTCATCGGGATCGCCTTGATGACCATGCAAATGCTTTCGGAGTTCTTCAAGAACCTCTTGAGGATGAGAGGGAGGGAGACCACTAGATGA
- a CDS encoding leucyl aminopeptidase encodes MPSIQDLELATTGHKIINELCKVKPGESVLITIDSASEWKPAEEIAKAAEVAGANVMVAWHSTPAGYGKVADPRLADGLKAAIPNTDVWIELNNQWLLYSSPWLEAMNGTRVRYLFLGGLDTDQFVRCIGKIDIPAQHAFQSELVSMTRSAKHMRITNPSGTDVSFENDPERPVTNELFADVPGAHFLIGQIGWAPVEESINGAIVFDGSFSGGGEADLGILKDPVKLTVKEGIITGIEGGAEAAKVKDWLERLGDEKMYHMAHVCYGYNPGARLSGLCTEDERVWGSTEWGIGFQGPFFKGKVGTAATHADGICLNSSVWIDGEMIVEEGRVVHPKLARLAAGLGK; translated from the coding sequence ATGCCGTCCATTCAAGACCTTGAGCTGGCGACGACAGGGCACAAGATTATCAACGAGTTGTGTAAGGTGAAACCGGGAGAGAGCGTCCTCATCACCATCGACTCAGCCTCGGAATGGAAGCCCGCTGAGGAGATCGCCAAGGCTGCTGAGGTGGCAGGGGCCAATGTCATGGTTGCCTGGCACTCCACTCCCGCAGGCTACGGCAAGGTTGCCGACCCTAGGCTGGCTGACGGGTTGAAGGCTGCCATACCTAACACTGACGTATGGATTGAGCTCAACAACCAGTGGCTGCTGTATTCCTCGCCTTGGCTGGAGGCGATGAACGGCACCCGGGTCAGGTACCTTTTCCTGGGTGGCCTGGATACCGACCAGTTCGTCCGCTGTATAGGGAAGATCGATATACCCGCGCAACACGCTTTCCAGTCGGAGCTCGTCTCCATGACTCGCAGCGCCAAGCACATGCGTATCACGAACCCTTCGGGTACTGACGTGAGCTTCGAGAATGATCCAGAGAGGCCGGTCACCAACGAACTCTTTGCAGATGTCCCCGGAGCGCACTTCCTGATAGGCCAGATCGGCTGGGCTCCAGTGGAGGAAAGCATAAACGGGGCAATTGTGTTTGACGGCTCTTTCTCGGGCGGAGGGGAAGCTGATCTGGGCATCCTGAAAGACCCCGTCAAGTTGACCGTCAAGGAAGGAATCATTACCGGGATCGAGGGTGGGGCGGAAGCAGCGAAGGTCAAGGACTGGTTGGAGAGGCTGGGCGATGAGAAGATGTATCACATGGCCCACGTGTGCTATGGGTATAACCCCGGGGCACGCCTTTCAGGGTTGTGCACTGAAGACGAACGCGTATGGGGCTCCACGGAATGGGGCATCGGCTTTCAGGGGCCCTTCTTCAAAGGAAAGGTAGGCACGGCGGCGACTCATGCCGATGGGATCTGCTTGAATTCATCCGTATGGATTGACGGCGAGATGATAGTGGAGGAAGGCAGGGTCGTGCATCCTAAACTGGCCCGCTTGGCCGCCGGTCTCGGCAAGTAG
- a CDS encoding MoaD/ThiS family protein: MPIVRVWTAGGLTPCKHTGKDEVVLEPKSTLRDLFKVLGLSPGPGVVVLVDGRRIELDDLLPDGCEVTVFPHVAGGA, from the coding sequence ATGCCAATTGTGAGAGTCTGGACAGCCGGCGGATTGACTCCATGCAAGCACACGGGTAAGGATGAGGTGGTACTTGAACCGAAATCCACTCTGCGAGACTTGTTCAAGGTCTTGGGCTTGTCACCCGGACCCGGAGTGGTGGTTCTAGTGGATGGAAGACGCATTGAACTCGATGACCTTCTTCCGGACGGCTGTGAGGTTACAGTCTTCCCGCACGTTGCGGGGGGAGCCTAG